The genomic interval GACCTACCTTATCTACAGAAAGCCCTTCTTCacttcctctctgttctcctGGTGACTTCTCTTCATCATTTCCTGCTTCAAATTCAGCTCCTCTGCTGAGAATACTCTGACTTCCTCTTGAGGAACCTCTGAACTGATTTATGCCGCTGCATACTTTTATTATTGTGATTTGGGATTTGTGGTGCACCTTCCACTGGCCTGGGAACTCCTCTAGGGGGAGGGACCGGAGTAAACTcttttgtgagatcgagccccacgttgggcttgcgcagacagcatggagcctgcttgggattctctctctttgcccctcccctgctcgtgcacgcgcgcgctctctctctctctctctgtcaaaacaaatcaataaacttaaaaaaagaaagcgtTAAGGACcccaaaaagctttaaaaataatgagtccAAGAGCAGGAGCTCCAAGACAGGAAGTGCTTTGGGGACTCGCTCCTGTGGGGTAAGTGGTTGGGCAGCCCTGCCCTTCTCTGGACTCTGGCCAGCATTGCTCTCTAAGCCTCAGCTGATCCCCTCACCTGCAGCCGCCTCACTTCTTTCTGGTGAGTTCCCTCCCCACCTTCAAGCTCAGCTCAGCAGAAACCACCATCTCTGGCACCCGGACACAGCCACACAGGGGTTTCTTCTCATTTGATCCTGACCATCACCCCAGAGACAGATGTCATGacttcactcttcacagacaaggaaacagaggccagaaatcccttcacagatgagaaaacggaggccAAAAAGGCACTTGGCCAAAGTCTCGCAGCGAGGGAGATATAATTGCAGCTCCCACCTCAGGGCTCCGGTGGTTGTGACATGGATGCCGCTTTGACTTTTAGAGCTGGCATGTGAGGAACACACTCGAAACGGGAAATGGCTTTCCCctcaggctctctctgcccttcctcttaATATCCAAAAACATGAGCAGCTCGTCAGGAGCTGTGGTTGGTGACTTGTGAAAAGGAAGTACCGCAGAAATGCTGGTGAAGTGAGGAAGCCAGCCAGGCGGATATCTGGTAGGAGaccattccaggcagagggaacagcaaatgcaaaaacCCTGAGGCAGGGGCCTGCTAGACAAATCGAAGGAGCTAGGAGGCCACTGTGGCTAGAGCAAAGGAGCAAAAGGGATAATGTAGGGAAGGGATCAGAGAGGGCACATGGTCTTAGGGCCCTCTTAATGATATGGCTTTCACCGAATGAAATGGAAACCAGCGGAAGGTTTTGCGCAGAGCAGTGACCTGACTGTAGCTAGGTCTTAAAAGAGGTGGAAGAGAGACCTCTTTTAAGAGCACCACAGGCTTCAGCTCTGGGATGAGCTACACCCTGACCCATTCCCAGCTGAGGGgccttggcattctgtctctcattcttgGTTCTACaggaaataacaataaaatttcaGCTGGGCACCCTTTCCTGCCTGCAGCTGACATAACTGGGCCAAACTTTTGTGTAGGCGATGGATAGGGGAGGGAGTCAACTCCAGGGGCTTGTGTGTTTAATGTGGAATTTTCTGGACAGGTTGGTAATGGTCCCATGGGGGTGCAGGCCTCATTCGGTCCACCAGTATCTAGCCAGCACCCATCTTTTGGGAACCTAGGACTCTTTCTGCctcaggggaggtgggggatggtcAATAAGCCAGCAACAAGACCACGCACAGTCATGGTAGCCAGAAATGGGTAGTCCCCACCATTCCCAAATTCAGGCCTGTGGGTCATGGCACAGAGCTTGCCTCTGGAAATTCATTCTACTGCTCTATTGTCAAGGCAAGCGGCCTTTTCTGGCCCTGCTCCTCCTAGGCCTGGCCGGGCTCCTGAATGAGCAGCCTTGGAGTCCCACGGCTCCTCTCCTTTAAAGGACTTTCCACAGTTGAGCTCTTACACAGATTAGTAGGATTCTTTGAGgtctttccccaccccaccattCTAAGAACTACAGGGCCTGGTAAAGGCTTTGTCCGTGTCCTTCACCGCTGTGTTCTAGGAGCACCCCCAGGCATGGTCCCTGACATATAAGGGGTGCTCAAGAAATAGGCTGAATGAGTAAATGATAAAGGAGAAAGGCAGGTAATGCTTTTCCCTTTTACAGGCAATAAAACATGCCCAGACGGGAGGTATGACTGCCTTCTGGCCCAGTTCCTATAGCTGGAGCACCCAGGAGCACAGGGCCACACCCATGGTCTCCTGGGCCCTCCACAGtcttctcctctgctcctccgCAGTCACTGCACAGCCAGTCCTGAGCCCCCCAACAAGACCGGTTTCCCAAGGAAAAAACCCTAGGGCAGGAGTGGAGCAGGTAACAGCctattaataacaataacagcacTTAGAATGTACCAGACACTCTTCTTCCACAGCAGCTCTTTGAGGCAGGTTGTATTGGcaccctcattttaaagatgaagaaatggggCACAGGGAGGTAAGTGCCCGACCCAGTAGCAGAGTCTAGGTCGTGGAAGCGAGGCCGAGAGCGTGAGGCTGCACTGAGTTGCCTCTGCTGCAGCGCCGAACATCAGCATAGGCGTCAGAGGTCAAGTGTTCTTCGAGCTCTGCCTTGGGTGCCCCATGTCctcgtttcctcatctgtagaccGTGAGCATTAATAATGGCTAGCCTATAGGGTTGTCGGAAGACCAATGCACGCAGTTTAGTACGGTGCCCAGCGCACAGGAAAcgatcaataaatgttaattattgatattttttgttattgttaggAGTGTTTCTGGGCCTGGAATGGAGGGCTGTAGGGCGGCATCCTTGCAGACTACAGGTGAGGTCATCCGGTGAGCCAGGGGTGCgcggcccctctccctcccttaccGGCCGGAGCAGGCGGGGCGAGAGTGAAGGGAACAgcggccccgccccgccaggctttttaaaaaaggggacGCTGGGCGCAGGCGCAGAATCGTTCAGCCATCTGTCTCGCGCCGGCCCCGACGCGCACGCGCATGGAGGGGCGCGCGAGCCCCCCGGACGAGGCCCGCGGCCGCCCCGCGGCGGCCGTGCTGTGCCGCGGCCCCGTGGAGCCGCTTATATTCCTCGCCAACTTCGCTTTGGTCCTGCAGGGCCCGCTCACCACGCAGTACTTGTGGCACCGCTTCAGTGCCGACCTCGGCTACAATGGCACCCGCGACAGGGGCAGCTGCAGCAACCACAGCGCGGACCCCATCATGAAGGTAGCGGCGCCGGAGGGGCACGGAACGTGGCACCGGGTGGACCCCGGGCTGGAGCGCTGGGCAGCCGATGGGGCGGGGCCTGCGTCTGGGTCCGGGCAAgctgcggggcggggggtgggtgggtatggAGATTGGGTAGTGGGCGGGGCCAGAGCCTAGTTGGCGACGGACCGACCCCTGCAGTGTGGGGGGTGCTTAAAGTTCCTCTAGGTAGAGCAAGGCCGGGAGGATTAGCAAAGGGAGTAAAAGTAAGGGCCTGGGACCGTAGTCCATTCCACTTAACCCAGCACCGGTTCTCTGAGGTTTAGGGCTCCAAAGATAGTCCCCATCCCCGTATCTCCCAGGATGGTGATGGTTGGGAGTTGGGCAACCCAGAGTGAGGAACAGCACCCTGGTAAGATTCATGTCCCCACAGGAAGTGGAGACCCTTACCTCCCACTGGACCCTCTACATGAACCTGGGCGGCTTCCTTGTGGGGCTCTTCTCATTTACCCTGCTGGGTGCCTGGAGTGACTGTGTGGGCCGCCGTCCACTGCTGGTGCTGGCCTCACTGGGCCTGTTGCTGCAGGCCCTGGTGTCCATCTTTGTCGTGCAGCTGCAACTCCACGTCGGCTACTTCGTGCTGGGCCGCATCCTTTGCGCTCTCTTTGGGGACTTCAGTGGCCTCCTGGCTGCTGGCTTTGCCTCCGTGGCAGATGTCAGCTCCAGCCGCAGCCGCACCATGCGAATGGCCCTGCTGGAATCGTGCATCGGGGTGGCAGGGATGTTGGCCAGCCTTCTCGGGGGCCACTGGCTCCGGGCCCAGGGTTACGCCAACCCCTTCTGGCTGGCCTTGGCCTTGTTGATAGCCATGACTCTCTATGCAGCATTCTGCTTTGGTGAGACGGTGAAGGAGCCAACGCCTGCCCGGCTCTTCACGCTCCGTCACCACCGATCCATTGTCCGGCTCTACGTGACTCCCGCTCCAGAGAAGTCCAGGAGGCATTTAGCCTTGTATTCCTTGGCCATCTTCATGGTGGTCACTGTGCACTTTGGGGCCCAGGACATCCTGACCCTCTATGAACTGAGCAGACCCCTCTGCTGGGACTCCAAGCTGATCGGCTACGGTTCTGCAGCTCAGCACCTCCCGTACCTCACCAGCCTGCTGGGCCTGCGGCTTCTGCAGCACTGCCTGGCTGACGCCTGGGTGGCCGAGATTGGCCTGGCCTTCAACATTCTGGGGATGGTGGTCTTTGCGTTTGCTACCATCACACCCCTCATGTTCACAGGTAAAATGCGTGGGCTTGGGGACAGTGTGTCCCAGAGGCACTGGGTGAAAGCTGGGGGTCAGACACTCCCTGCCCCTGCAGGTTCAGGCCTGTGTCTGGAAACATTGTTGTGCTCCTTGCCTGCACTGGaggacagatgaagaaacttcaTAAAAATGCCATCTTTGTCAAATGGAGAAGACAGACCTTCAGTAGCCTCAGTAATTAATCCACATTATCAACTATAAATTGTTGTTAGTAAGATAgaacaaaagacaaaagtatGGCTCATAGGCTAATTGCTTCACTTCTTGGCCTCCCACAGCCAGTATTTATGGTGTTCTTAAACAAAGTCCATGCCACTAATGCTGTAATACTCACTTCTCTGATAAGAATCACAGGCCCTACCTCGGTATCTTTGGTCAGcttctttgggttttttaaaaagccagtctTCTCAGACCACAGATAACAGATTTCCTGCCTGCgttagttctttttcttgttcctctttttttttttttcttggtaggaGAGGGGTAGCTGGAAATGAGGAagttaacttttttaaaggaacagattaggggtgcctgggtggctcagtcagttacacacttgcctcttggtttcggctcaggtcatgatctctcggttcatgagatggagcttcgtgtagggctctgcactgacagtgtggagcctgcttgggattctctctctccctctctctctctctctctctctccctctctctctccctctccctctctgcccctccccaacttgtgtgcacacatgctccctctctctctctctctcatactctcaaaataaataaacttaaaaaaaataaaataaaggaacagaTTAATTTTGATAGAGTCCTAAAATACGTTGTTTACAAAGTCAGCCGACCAGTAATCACCGATTTCTTAACTTGGCTGCTTGCCTGGAGAGCGAGGTCGAAGGGGACCGGGGAccttcctctcctgcccacaGCATCTCCCCTGGCCTCAGTGCTGGGCTCAGTGCCCTCAGGGGTGCAGAGATGATGAAGGCACTGTCATTGCTCAGGGGAGCCTCAGCAGAGAGGGGTTCGTGGGCCTGACACCTAAACGGGCCCTGGGTTGCCTCATAAACCCACTTTGGAGGGTCTACTGTCTTCTAGGAGGCAACAGTCCCACAGGGAGAGAAATCGTTATGGAAGAAGCAGTGTGAGCCTATGAGTAACagatgcaaagggaaaaagaacttGCATTTGCTGTGTATCCTCCACAAATGTTACCTCATGTACCATTTCCTGgggctactgtaacaaatgaccacaaactggatggcttaagacaatggaaatttattctggcacagttctggaggccagaagtcaagCAATAGTATCACTGGGGTCAAAATCAAGGGGGCAGCAGGGCCACGCTCCTGGCTGCTTCCAGCTCCGGAGTCTCTCGGAGGGAATctcccttgcttcttccagcttccagtGGCTGCTGGAGTTCCTGGCTTGTGGCCATGTCACCCTAGTCTCTGTCTCAGTGGTGACatggtctcttcctcttccatgTGCCTTCTCTGTTCCATGTCACATCTCCCTCTGTTTCCCTCATCTAAGGATTCGTGTGATTGTATTTAGGGCCCAGTCTGGTAATCCTGGAAAAATCCCTTCATCTCAAGATCCGTAACTTAAACATGTCTTCAGAGACccattttccaaataaggcaACATTTACAAATTTCAGGGATTCGGCCCTGAAATCTTAGGGGGGCCTTCTGTACCCCAGAACCATCCTGTGAGGAGGCCTTTGTTGTCCTTTCACAGATAGGAGTcatgtccaaggccacacagttagGAAGCGATGGTGTCAGGTTTAGAACTCGGGGccgactccaaagcccatgcttgtTTTCTGGACCATGCCATCTCCCTTCTAAGTGCAAGATGGTTGGGTGATGCCTGCTGCGACCACAAGAGGTGTTGCGACAAGAACACAATTGGTGGGGAATCAGCATTCATTCATGAAACAGGTAGCAGGTAGGTCAAGCTTTGAGAAAGGTAGTCTCCCTTCCTCCTTGCTCATTGTCTCCATCACCAGTAAGGAAGTCCTTCCTGTGTCCAACCTGAGTCCCACATGAGGTATGTGTAGGAGTTCTGCTACATAGGGTGCTTGGGTGCTCCTCTCCCTGACtccatttccttgatgattgtttctttctctgcaggGTACGGGCTCCTGTTCCTGTCATTGGTTACCACACCCATCATCCGGGCCAAGCTCTCCAAGCTGGTGGGCGAGTCAGAGCAGGGTGAGTGTCAGGGTCACCCTGTATCTGGTCCCTCATACCCAGTGTTGCCTGAACTGGGCAGAGGGCAGCTGTGAGCCGGGAGGCTGCGTaccttcctcccctccacccaggaGACGTTAGTAGCCGAGACAAATGCACTTGTGTCAAATTGCCTGGGATTGGCAGAGGGCCACAGTGCCTTGGATTTTCAGATCACAGGGTTGGAATTTGCAGTTCGCGGAGCACACTTGTTCCTTCAGGTAAGTCCCAAGTGCAGGATTTACTCTCCAGAACTAGCTTTTCCAGGTGCAGAATGAATGAGATGATGCTTCACTAGGGTCAGTGTGTAAGCTTAGAGGAAGCAGACAACCTTTCGATATTTCCTTGTCCCCGAGTGACAGTTGAAGAAGCAGAGACCCAGAGGGTTAAATTGGGTCACGCAAAGTCACTcagtaagtggtggagctgggatgcAAACCTGGGTCTGTTTTTAAGAGCAGCAGGTCTTGGGATGTGGTTTGGGTCCTGACTCTGGTACCCACTGGCTGTGAGATCTTGGGCAggtccctttctgtctctccacccGTTCCCTCCTCTGTTACATGAGCGGTTTGCTCTTGATGACAAGGGCCTTCCAGCTCTTGACGGTCGGACAGAGTTCAAACTCAACTTCTCTTGGGTTGTTGCTCATTTTGCAAAATTTGGGTTCTGCTGGCGTATCTATAAAGAATAGCCTCACGCCTCTGGGTCCTTAGACCCTAGTCTGGAAACATCTGGCTCATGCACTTTTCCCCATCTGCCCGGGAAGGAGGATCTGGTGCCATATGTAGCCCAGTAGAGGTTTGTTTTCTTGCCTCCCAAAACCCATgtaccttcattcattcactcagtaagCTTTTTTTCTAGCACCTTCACTGTGCCCTGAGATGCCAAGGGGAACAGGAGAGAAGAACAGCACTTACTTACTACCTCCAGGGGGCCTGTGGTGGATACTTTACGTGTGAATTTAATGTTGCCAGCAGTCTATGAAAAATAGGTATTAGCCTTATTTAACAGAAAGGGAACAGAAACCCAGAAGGATAAGCAGCTGATTCAGTGATCACACAGATAATAAGTGTTAGAACTGGGAATTAA from Panthera leo isolate Ple1 chromosome E1, P.leo_Ple1_pat1.1, whole genome shotgun sequence carries:
- the SLC46A1 gene encoding proton-coupled folate transporter, with translation MEGRASPPDEARGRPAAAVLCRGPVEPLIFLANFALVLQGPLTTQYLWHRFSADLGYNGTRDRGSCSNHSADPIMKEVETLTSHWTLYMNLGGFLVGLFSFTLLGAWSDCVGRRPLLVLASLGLLLQALVSIFVVQLQLHVGYFVLGRILCALFGDFSGLLAAGFASVADVSSSRSRTMRMALLESCIGVAGMLASLLGGHWLRAQGYANPFWLALALLIAMTLYAAFCFGETVKEPTPARLFTLRHHRSIVRLYVTPAPEKSRRHLALYSLAIFMVVTVHFGAQDILTLYELSRPLCWDSKLIGYGSAAQHLPYLTSLLGLRLLQHCLADAWVAEIGLAFNILGMVVFAFATITPLMFTGYGLLFLSLVTTPIIRAKLSKLVGESEQGALFSAVACVNGLAMLMASGIFNSLYPATLNFMKGFPFLLGAGLLFIPAILIGVLEKANPRPEFQQFPQSP